The Sinomonas sp. P10A9 genome includes a window with the following:
- a CDS encoding riboflavin synthase: protein MFTGIIAERGTIEEVHSSGESAVLTLTAPTLARDLPLGGSIAVDGCCLTAVTNDGHRFTVDVMGESLVRTTIGGRKAGDQVNLERCVPAGGRLDGHVVQGHVDGVGTLLEREPLENWNRLRFSVPADLAKYIAEKGSIAVDGVSLTVTAVSEAGAESPWFEVGLIPASLAETGLGAKPLGGAVNLEVDVLAKYTARLLAFDGQGAQR from the coding sequence ATGTTCACCGGAATCATCGCCGAGCGCGGCACGATCGAAGAGGTCCACAGCAGCGGCGAGAGCGCCGTCCTGACGCTCACTGCCCCGACGCTCGCCCGGGACCTGCCGCTCGGCGGTTCGATCGCCGTCGACGGCTGCTGCCTCACTGCCGTCACGAATGACGGGCACCGGTTCACCGTCGACGTCATGGGGGAGTCCCTCGTCCGGACCACGATCGGTGGGCGCAAGGCCGGAGACCAGGTCAATCTCGAGCGCTGCGTCCCTGCTGGCGGGCGTCTCGACGGGCACGTGGTGCAGGGACACGTCGACGGTGTCGGCACCCTTCTCGAGCGGGAGCCGCTCGAGAACTGGAACCGCCTGCGGTTCTCCGTTCCGGCGGACCTTGCAAAGTACATCGCCGAGAAGGGCTCCATCGCGGTCGACGGTGTGTCACTGACAGTGACGGCCGTCAGCGAGGCCGGCGCGGAGTCCCCGTGGTTCGAAGTGGGACTCATCCCAGCGAGCCTCGCGGAGACCGGCCTTGGCGCGAAGCCCTTGGGCGGCGCGGTGAACCTCGAGGTCGACGTGCTCGCTAAGTACACGGCCCGCCTCCTTGCCTTCGACGGACAGGGGGCCCAGCGATGA
- the ribB gene encoding 3,4-dihydroxy-2-butanone-4-phosphate synthase has product MTDTLHGIRLEPVQAAVDALRDGRPVLVVDDEDRENEGDIIFAAQHATPALMGWTIRYSSGVICVPMPGETAERLELPPMVEVNQDAKGTAYTVSCDLRAGITTGISATDRANTVAALADATSAPSDFTRPGHIFPLRAVDGGVLVRQGHTEAAVELCRLAGLAPVGVIAEVVHDDGEMMRLPALRGFADEHGCPLISIEDLVDYVAARRTAQGGER; this is encoded by the coding sequence ATGACCGATACGCTGCACGGCATCAGGCTCGAACCGGTCCAGGCCGCCGTCGATGCACTCCGGGACGGTCGGCCGGTCCTTGTCGTCGACGACGAGGACCGCGAGAACGAGGGCGACATTATCTTCGCCGCCCAGCACGCGACCCCGGCGCTCATGGGCTGGACCATCCGCTACTCGTCCGGCGTGATCTGCGTGCCCATGCCGGGGGAGACGGCTGAACGGCTCGAGCTCCCGCCCATGGTGGAGGTCAACCAGGACGCCAAGGGGACCGCCTACACCGTCTCGTGCGACCTGCGCGCGGGAATCACCACGGGCATCAGCGCGACGGACCGCGCGAACACCGTCGCGGCCCTCGCGGACGCCACGTCGGCTCCCTCCGACTTCACCCGGCCGGGGCATATTTTCCCGCTGCGTGCGGTTGACGGAGGTGTACTGGTCCGTCAGGGCCACACCGAGGCGGCGGTGGAGCTGTGCCGTCTCGCAGGTCTCGCCCCTGTGGGGGTGATCGCCGAAGTGGTGCATGACGACGGCGAGATGATGCGGCTTCCAGCGCTGCGGGGGTTCGCGGACGAGCACGGCTGCCCGCTCATCTCGATCGAGGACCTCGTGGACTACGTGGCCGCCAGGCGGACCGCGCAAGGAGGAGAGCGATGA
- the ribA gene encoding GTP cyclohydrolase II: MSKSPSPTPAARPQHPHPVSGGPIVKLPTAFGDFVAQAWTDEETGAEHLAVSSPEPPAAGVAPLVRLHSECLTGDVFGSYRCDCGEQLAYALGLIGAEGGTLLYLRGQEGRGIGLANKIKAYALQEAGFDTVEANEQLGLPVDARSYRAAAQILAEMGLTHIRLLSNNPDKKRRLAKAGVHVVEMVPTEVPSRVENLRYLQTKRDRMDHLLQLAAEPAGLRAIGEAD, from the coding sequence ATGAGCAAGAGTCCTTCCCCGACACCGGCGGCGCGCCCCCAACATCCCCACCCGGTCTCGGGGGGCCCGATCGTGAAGCTGCCCACGGCATTCGGCGATTTCGTCGCCCAGGCGTGGACTGACGAGGAGACAGGGGCCGAGCACCTGGCGGTGAGCTCGCCCGAGCCGCCCGCGGCGGGTGTTGCGCCCCTCGTGAGGCTGCACTCGGAATGCCTCACGGGTGACGTCTTCGGGTCCTACCGGTGCGACTGCGGCGAGCAGCTCGCCTATGCGCTGGGGCTCATCGGTGCCGAGGGCGGAACGCTCCTGTACCTGCGCGGCCAGGAAGGCCGCGGCATCGGACTCGCGAACAAGATCAAGGCGTATGCCCTCCAGGAGGCCGGCTTCGACACGGTTGAGGCCAACGAGCAGCTTGGACTGCCGGTGGATGCCCGCTCCTACAGGGCCGCGGCCCAGATCCTCGCCGAGATGGGCCTGACGCACATTCGGCTTCTGAGCAACAATCCCGACAAGAAGCGGCGTCTGGCGAAGGCCGGCGTGCACGTGGTCGAGATGGTCCCGACCGAGGTGCCCTCGCGCGTCGAGAATCTCCGCTACCTGCAGACCAAGAGGGACCGCATGGACCACCTGCTCCAACTCGCTGCCGAACCGGCCGGCCTTCGGGCCATCGGCGAGGCCGACTGA
- the ribH gene encoding 6,7-dimethyl-8-ribityllumazine synthase, whose protein sequence is MSGYGAPTLSLENPELATLRLAVVAASWHTQIMDGLLDGALRAAEEAGIASPTVVRVPGSFELPVAAGKLAETHDAVVALGVVIRGGTPHFEYVCEAATMGLTDVSVRTGVPVGFGVLTCDTEEQGIERAGLPGSKEDKGHEATTAALLTAATLRAL, encoded by the coding sequence ATGAGCGGCTACGGCGCCCCCACCCTGTCCCTTGAGAACCCCGAGCTTGCAACGCTTCGGCTCGCCGTCGTCGCTGCAAGCTGGCACACGCAGATCATGGACGGTCTCCTCGACGGCGCCCTGCGCGCCGCGGAGGAGGCGGGAATCGCCTCGCCGACCGTCGTCCGCGTCCCCGGCAGCTTCGAGCTGCCGGTGGCCGCCGGGAAGCTCGCCGAGACGCACGACGCCGTGGTCGCGCTCGGCGTCGTCATCCGTGGCGGGACGCCGCATTTCGAGTACGTGTGCGAGGCCGCGACGATGGGCCTCACCGACGTGAGCGTGCGCACCGGCGTGCCCGTGGGCTTCGGCGTGCTCACGTGCGACACCGAGGAGCAGGGGATCGAGCGCGCCGGCCTCCCGGGCTCGAAGGAGGACAAGGGCCACGAGGCGACGACGGCGGCGCTGCTCACCGCGGCGACCCTCCGCGCGCTCTGA
- a CDS encoding phosphoribosyl-ATP diphosphatase, with protein MKDFETLFAELSEKAQTRPAGSRTVAELESGVHGIGKKIVEEAAEVWMAAEYESDEEAAEEISQLLYHVQVLMIAKGMSLADVYRHL; from the coding sequence GTGAAGGATTTCGAGACACTGTTCGCCGAGCTCAGCGAGAAGGCCCAGACCCGTCCGGCCGGCTCGCGCACCGTCGCCGAACTGGAGTCCGGAGTGCACGGCATCGGCAAGAAGATCGTCGAAGAGGCCGCCGAGGTGTGGATGGCCGCCGAGTACGAGTCGGACGAAGAGGCCGCGGAGGAGATCTCGCAGCTGCTCTACCACGTCCAGGTGCTCATGATCGCGAAGGGCATGTCGCTCGCGGACGTGTACAGGCACCTCTAG
- the hisG gene encoding ATP phosphoribosyltransferase — MLRVAVPNKGSLSEAATSMLSEAGYRQRREGGRELVMVDPDNDIEFFYLRPRDIAVYVGRGTLDVGITGRDLLLDSEVEAEELLGLGFAASTFRFAAPVGAFSTLADLEGKRIATSYDGLVRRYLGERGIEASRVVRLDGAVESSVRLGVADAIADVVETGSTLKAAGMEVFGEPLLQSEAVLIGRTGHTLPAIEVLIRRLQGVLVARQYVLMDYDVRKDLVEQAAALTPGLESPTVSPLRDSEWVAVRSMVPKRETNRIMDELYDLGARAILVSSIHACRI, encoded by the coding sequence ATGCTCCGTGTAGCCGTCCCGAACAAGGGATCCCTGTCAGAAGCCGCGACCTCCATGCTGTCCGAGGCCGGATACCGCCAGCGCCGCGAAGGCGGCCGCGAACTCGTCATGGTCGATCCTGACAACGACATCGAGTTCTTCTACCTCCGTCCCCGTGACATCGCGGTCTACGTGGGCCGTGGAACCCTTGATGTGGGCATCACGGGCCGTGACCTCCTCCTCGACTCGGAGGTCGAGGCCGAGGAACTCCTCGGTCTAGGCTTCGCGGCCTCGACGTTCCGCTTCGCAGCCCCCGTCGGGGCGTTCTCCACCCTCGCGGACCTCGAGGGCAAGCGCATCGCGACGAGCTACGACGGACTCGTTCGCCGCTACCTCGGTGAGCGCGGGATCGAGGCGTCGCGCGTCGTCCGGCTCGACGGCGCCGTCGAATCCTCGGTGCGGCTCGGCGTCGCCGACGCGATTGCCGACGTCGTCGAGACCGGCAGCACGCTCAAGGCCGCGGGCATGGAGGTGTTCGGGGAGCCGCTGCTCCAGTCCGAGGCCGTCCTGATCGGCCGCACTGGCCACACGCTGCCGGCGATCGAGGTGCTCATCCGCCGCCTCCAGGGTGTCCTCGTGGCGCGTCAGTACGTCCTCATGGACTATGACGTCCGCAAGGACCTCGTCGAGCAGGCCGCAGCGCTCACGCCGGGCCTCGAGTCCCCGACTGTCTCCCCGCTGCGCGACTCGGAGTGGGTTGCCGTGCGCTCTATGGTCCCCAAGCGCGAGACCAATCGGATCATGGACGAGCTGTACGACCTCGGCGCCCGCGCCATTCTCGTCAGCAGCATCCACGCCTGCCGCATCTAG
- the hisF gene encoding imidazole glycerol phosphate synthase subunit HisF — protein sequence MSVAIRVIPCLDVDAGRVVKGVNFLNLRDAGDPVELAHRYDNAGADELTFLDVTASSSDRQTTFDVVRRTAEEVFIPLTVGGGVRGVDDVDRLLREGADKASINTAAIARPGVIDEITRHFGSQVLVLSVDARRVQGETMTPSGFEVTTHGGRKGTGIDAVAWAKEAADRGVGEILLNSIDADGTKEGFDLELIRLIRAAVRVPIIASGGAGEPGHFPPAIEAGADAVLAASMFHFGPADMIGQVKAAIREAGYAVR from the coding sequence ATGTCCGTCGCCATCCGCGTCATTCCGTGCCTCGACGTCGACGCCGGCCGCGTCGTCAAGGGCGTGAACTTCCTGAACCTCCGTGACGCCGGTGATCCAGTCGAGCTTGCCCACCGCTACGACAACGCTGGCGCCGACGAGCTGACGTTCCTCGACGTCACCGCGTCCTCGTCAGACCGGCAGACCACGTTCGACGTCGTGCGCCGCACCGCCGAGGAAGTCTTCATCCCGCTCACCGTCGGCGGTGGCGTGAGGGGAGTGGACGACGTCGACCGCCTCCTCCGTGAGGGCGCGGACAAGGCGTCGATCAACACGGCGGCCATTGCGCGGCCCGGCGTGATCGATGAGATCACCCGCCATTTCGGATCGCAGGTGCTCGTGCTCTCGGTCGATGCGCGCCGGGTCCAGGGCGAGACGATGACGCCGTCGGGCTTCGAGGTCACGACCCACGGCGGCCGCAAGGGCACGGGGATCGATGCCGTGGCGTGGGCCAAGGAGGCCGCAGATCGGGGCGTGGGGGAGATCCTGCTCAACTCGATCGACGCGGACGGCACGAAGGAGGGGTTCGACCTCGAGCTGATCCGCCTGATCCGCGCGGCCGTCAGGGTCCCGATCATCGCTTCGGGCGGTGCCGGTGAGCCCGGGCACTTCCCGCCGGCGATCGAGGCCGGGGCGGATGCCGTTCTCGCCGCGTCGATGTTCCATTTCGGCCCCGCGGACATGATCGGCCAGGTCAAGGCCGCGATCCGTGAGGCTGGCTACGCCGTCCGCTGA
- a CDS encoding TIGR03085 family metal-binding protein gives MHFVDPSREVLAETLLAAGPDAPTLCEGWRARHLAAHLFLREHSPRVGLGLLIKSRAGTSDRATERLAAEHATAERFSELVESFRAGPPAYSPLKLAALDEAANLAEFFVHTEDVRRAGDRWAPRALDTAYADALWDEVVRRAAFLYRGVDLGIVLVSTAGPRHVAKRSSVSVAIVGDPGELLLHAYGRTAQSLVTFEGQPDAVALLASADIGH, from the coding sequence ATGCACTTCGTAGACCCGTCGCGTGAAGTCCTGGCCGAGACGCTCCTCGCGGCCGGCCCCGATGCGCCCACCCTCTGCGAGGGGTGGAGGGCCAGGCATCTGGCCGCCCACCTCTTCCTGCGCGAGCACAGCCCCAGAGTCGGCCTTGGCCTGCTCATCAAGTCGCGGGCGGGCACGTCGGATCGCGCAACGGAGAGGCTCGCGGCCGAGCACGCCACTGCCGAGCGGTTCTCCGAACTCGTCGAATCGTTCCGTGCCGGGCCGCCGGCCTACTCGCCGCTGAAGCTCGCGGCCCTCGACGAGGCGGCCAACCTGGCCGAGTTCTTCGTCCACACGGAGGATGTGCGGCGCGCGGGCGACCGATGGGCGCCTCGAGCGCTTGACACCGCGTATGCCGACGCACTGTGGGACGAGGTGGTCCGGCGGGCGGCGTTCCTCTACCGCGGAGTGGATCTCGGCATCGTGCTCGTGAGCACCGCGGGCCCGCGGCACGTGGCCAAACGGTCGTCTGTCTCCGTCGCAATCGTCGGGGACCCGGGCGAACTGCTCCTGCATGCCTACGGCCGGACCGCGCAGTCGCTCGTGACATTCGAGGGCCAGCCCGACGCCGTCGCCCTCCTGGCAAGCGCCGACATCGGCCACTGA
- the hisI gene encoding phosphoribosyl-AMP cyclohydrolase: MSEQITPPATTAAEGQASSLPAGLAARLKRDDAGLVAAVVQQHDTNEVLMVGWMDDEALHRTLTSGRVTFWSRSRREYWRKGDTSGHVQWVKSVDLDCDGDALLVRVDQIGAACHTGTRTCFDGRRLDAVVGHAAADPAA; the protein is encoded by the coding sequence ATGTCTGAGCAGATCACGCCACCCGCCACAACGGCCGCAGAAGGGCAGGCCAGTTCCTTGCCCGCCGGCCTCGCAGCGCGCCTCAAGAGGGACGACGCCGGCCTTGTCGCCGCCGTCGTGCAGCAGCACGACACGAACGAGGTCCTCATGGTCGGCTGGATGGATGACGAGGCCCTCCACCGCACCCTGACCTCCGGGCGCGTGACGTTCTGGTCCCGGTCCCGGCGGGAGTACTGGCGCAAGGGCGACACCTCGGGGCACGTCCAATGGGTCAAGTCGGTCGATCTCGACTGCGACGGCGATGCCCTCCTCGTGCGGGTCGACCAGATCGGCGCGGCCTGCCACACGGGGACGCGGACGTGCTTCGATGGGAGGCGTCTCGACGCCGTCGTCGGCCACGCCGCCGCTGACCCCGCGGCCTGA
- a CDS encoding anthranilate synthase component I: MNDLGVISPTLEEFRDVAAHRRVVPVHVRVLADAETPIGLYRKLADGRPGTFLFESAAVGGSWSRYSFIGAASRATLTSRRGEAHWIGEPPVGVPTAGNPLEALRDTVAALRTERFDGLPPLTSGMVGFVGWEAVRRWEKLLTPPEDDLDLPELAMNLVTDLAVHDNVDGTVTLVANAINFDNSDERVDEAWRDAVARLQHMLAALLRPAPAALSVLSPVGDYQDKVIHQWAEQGYLDAIARGKQAIYDGEVFQVVISRRFELEYDAAPLDVYRVLRKMNPSPYMYLLTLEDPEGREYSIVGSSPEALVTVTGEQVVTHPIAGSRPRGATVEADKAFSDELLADEKERAEHLMLVDLARNDLSKVCRPGTVEVSEFMEVERFSHIMHLVSTVDGKLRPDATAYDVLAATFPAGTLSGAPKPRALRLLDEVEPVRRGVYGGVVGYFDFAGDLDMAIAIRTALLREGRAYVQSGGGIVADSDPAAEAQESVNKAAAPLRAVHTASALRPAETIAGARVDSGSEGGPDAAAGKTGVARG, from the coding sequence ATGAACGACCTTGGAGTCATCAGCCCGACGCTCGAGGAATTCCGCGACGTTGCCGCCCACCGTCGAGTTGTCCCCGTCCATGTGCGGGTGCTCGCGGACGCCGAGACCCCCATCGGCCTGTACCGCAAGCTCGCGGACGGCAGGCCCGGGACGTTCCTGTTCGAGTCCGCGGCCGTCGGCGGCTCGTGGTCTCGCTACTCGTTCATCGGCGCCGCATCCCGCGCTACCCTCACGAGCCGCCGCGGAGAGGCACACTGGATCGGCGAGCCCCCTGTCGGCGTTCCTACCGCGGGGAACCCGCTCGAGGCCCTCCGGGACACCGTCGCGGCGCTGCGCACCGAGCGCTTCGATGGGCTGCCGCCGCTGACCTCCGGCATGGTCGGGTTCGTCGGCTGGGAGGCTGTGCGCCGCTGGGAGAAGCTCCTCACCCCGCCGGAGGACGATCTGGACCTCCCTGAGCTCGCCATGAACCTCGTCACGGACCTTGCGGTCCACGACAACGTCGACGGCACGGTGACCCTCGTGGCCAACGCGATCAACTTCGACAACAGCGATGAGCGCGTCGACGAGGCCTGGCGCGACGCCGTGGCCAGGCTCCAGCACATGCTCGCGGCCCTGCTCCGCCCGGCCCCCGCTGCCCTGAGCGTCCTGAGCCCCGTGGGGGACTATCAGGACAAGGTCATCCACCAGTGGGCGGAGCAGGGCTATCTGGACGCGATCGCCCGCGGCAAGCAGGCTATCTACGACGGCGAGGTGTTCCAGGTGGTCATCTCGCGCCGCTTCGAGCTCGAGTATGACGCCGCGCCGTTGGATGTGTACCGCGTCCTGCGGAAGATGAATCCGAGCCCGTATATGTACCTGCTGACGCTCGAGGATCCAGAGGGACGGGAGTACTCGATCGTCGGGTCGTCGCCCGAGGCGCTCGTGACGGTGACAGGGGAGCAGGTCGTGACCCACCCCATCGCCGGCTCCCGGCCGCGCGGAGCCACGGTCGAGGCGGACAAGGCCTTCTCCGATGAGCTCCTCGCGGACGAGAAGGAGCGCGCCGAGCACCTCATGCTCGTCGATCTGGCGCGCAATGACCTCTCCAAGGTATGCCGGCCCGGCACCGTCGAGGTGAGCGAGTTCATGGAGGTGGAGCGGTTCAGCCACATCATGCACCTCGTCTCCACCGTTGACGGCAAGCTGCGCCCCGACGCGACGGCCTACGACGTCCTGGCCGCGACGTTCCCCGCCGGCACCCTCTCGGGGGCGCCCAAGCCCCGCGCACTGCGACTCCTCGACGAGGTCGAGCCCGTGCGCCGCGGTGTCTACGGCGGCGTGGTCGGGTACTTCGATTTCGCGGGCGACTTGGACATGGCCATCGCGATCCGGACCGCCCTCCTGCGCGAGGGTCGGGCCTACGTTCAGTCCGGCGGGGGCATAGTAGCCGACTCTGACCCGGCGGCCGAGGCTCAGGAGTCGGTCAACAAGGCGGCCGCCCCGCTGCGCGCCGTCCACACGGCCTCGGCGCTCCGCCCGGCCGAGACCATCGCCGGTGCCCGCGTTGATTCCGGGTCAGAAGGCGGCCCCGACGCAGCTGCCGGGAAGACCGGGGTCGCACGTGGCTGA
- a CDS encoding Trp biosynthesis-associated membrane protein — protein MADAPGRGPDATRRGVPRWARKSIVVIVAVAFALLAFGATTQTWLDAEVQGSAVRTAHLTVQGSKAATSVSALALVGLAGTLAAAVAGRVGRAVAAVVVVLAGMGVAAACASVLADPRGSAEGAIAQTTGLAGASASVTLTPYPMLAAVAGALLAASGVLLIVASRFWSLRTKYDAARPGVSGHAPSAGAPAGTGSQAGGPERGAGAVDGIDGWDQLSRGEDPTD, from the coding sequence GTGGCTGACGCCCCAGGCCGTGGACCGGACGCAACGCGTCGTGGGGTGCCCCGGTGGGCCCGCAAATCGATCGTGGTGATCGTCGCGGTTGCCTTCGCACTGCTCGCCTTCGGCGCGACGACCCAGACCTGGCTGGATGCCGAGGTCCAAGGATCTGCGGTCCGCACCGCACATCTGACCGTCCAGGGCAGCAAGGCCGCGACGTCGGTCTCTGCCCTCGCCCTTGTGGGCCTGGCCGGGACGCTCGCCGCGGCAGTCGCCGGACGGGTCGGGCGTGCGGTGGCGGCGGTCGTCGTCGTGCTTGCCGGGATGGGTGTCGCGGCGGCCTGCGCGTCAGTCCTCGCGGATCCGCGTGGCTCGGCCGAGGGGGCGATCGCCCAGACGACGGGCCTTGCGGGAGCATCGGCTTCCGTCACCCTCACCCCGTATCCGATGCTCGCCGCTGTCGCGGGGGCGCTCCTCGCTGCGTCCGGCGTGCTCCTGATCGTCGCCTCGCGCTTCTGGTCACTGCGGACCAAGTACGACGCCGCCCGGCCGGGCGTGTCGGGGCACGCACCGTCGGCAGGGGCTCCGGCAGGCACCGGCAGTCAGGCGGGGGGCCCGGAGCGCGGTGCCGGAGCGGTCGACGGAATCGACGGCTGGGACCAGCTTTCCCGCGGCGAGGACCCCACCGACTGA
- a CDS encoding HGxxPAAW family protein — MSNTRSSQAGTNEVMHGEDLGHGNSPAAWTCVFIMMLGSIVSCIAFAIANTPVFWAGIVVIAIGLVVGWAMRRAGYGVGGSKLKNQH, encoded by the coding sequence ATGAGCAACACGCGCAGTTCGCAGGCCGGGACCAACGAGGTCATGCACGGTGAAGACCTCGGGCACGGGAACAGCCCCGCCGCCTGGACGTGTGTCTTCATCATGATGCTCGGCTCGATCGTCTCCTGCATCGCCTTCGCGATCGCGAACACCCCCGTCTTCTGGGCAGGCATCGTCGTGATCGCGATCGGCCTCGTCGTCGGCTGGGCGATGCGCCGGGCAGGCTACGGAGTCGGCGGCAGCAAGCTCAAGAACCAGCACTGA
- the trpC gene encoding indole-3-glycerol phosphate synthase TrpC, which produces MPTVLDDIIVGVREDLAERVLAVPASEVEAAAAARPAALDAWAALGGGSPAGDLRIIAEVKRKSPSKGALAEIADPASLAAQYEQGGASVISVLTEQRRFNGTLADLDAVRAAVGIPVLRKDFTVEEYQVHEARAHGADLVLLIVAALDDARLRGLLDLTHSLGMNALVETHTEEEIDRAAAVGARIVGVNVRNLKTLDVDRAVFARLAGRLPEGAVAVAESGVRGPEDIAYYAGLGAGAVLVGEALVTHGDPVARVQEFKRAGAAAIAARIAAQQTTAH; this is translated from the coding sequence ATGCCTACGGTCCTCGACGACATCATCGTCGGTGTCCGCGAGGACCTCGCAGAGCGGGTCCTTGCGGTACCGGCGTCGGAGGTCGAGGCGGCCGCCGCCGCGCGTCCTGCTGCGCTCGACGCCTGGGCCGCGCTCGGCGGCGGCAGCCCAGCCGGAGACCTGCGGATCATCGCGGAGGTCAAGCGCAAAAGTCCCTCGAAGGGCGCACTTGCCGAGATCGCGGATCCGGCGTCACTCGCGGCCCAGTACGAGCAGGGCGGCGCGTCGGTGATCAGTGTGCTCACCGAGCAGCGGCGCTTCAACGGTACTCTCGCCGACCTCGATGCGGTGCGGGCCGCCGTCGGCATACCGGTGCTCCGCAAGGACTTCACGGTCGAGGAGTACCAGGTGCACGAGGCCCGTGCACACGGCGCCGACCTTGTTCTCCTCATCGTCGCCGCGCTCGACGACGCGCGGTTGCGCGGGCTCCTCGATCTCACCCATTCACTGGGCATGAACGCGCTCGTCGAGACCCACACTGAGGAGGAGATTGATCGGGCTGCAGCCGTCGGCGCCCGGATCGTGGGCGTCAACGTGCGCAACCTCAAGACGCTCGACGTCGACCGCGCGGTCTTCGCCCGTCTCGCGGGCCGGCTCCCGGAAGGCGCCGTTGCCGTCGCCGAGTCCGGTGTGCGCGGGCCTGAAGACATCGCGTACTATGCGGGGCTCGGCGCAGGTGCCGTCCTCGTCGGTGAGGCACTCGTGACCCACGGCGACCCGGTGGCCAGAGTTCAGGAATTCAAGAGAGCAGGTGCGGCAGCGATCGCCGCACGCATCGCAGCGCAGCAGACGACAGCGCACTAG
- the trpB gene encoding tryptophan synthase subunit beta gives MRHAPGPYFGAYGGRWMPESLIAALDELEDTFEKAKVDPEFLAEIAELNRSYAGRPSLLTEAKRFSQHAGGVRVFLKREDLNHTGSHKINNVIGQALLARRMGKSRLIAETGAGQHGVATATAAALFGMECIVYMGAEDCRRQALNVARMQLLGATVVPVTNGSQTLKDAINDALRDWVANVETTHYVLGTAAGAHPFPAMVRFFHEVIGEEAREQILAQTGRLPDAVCACIGGGSNAIGIFHGFLDDPSVKIYGFEAGGEGVETARHAATITLGRPGVLHGARSYLMQDEDGQTVESHSISAGLDYPGVGPEHSYLHDIGRVTYEPITDTEAMDAFSLLCHTEGIIPAIESAHALAGAVKVGERLAAEGGDPHERIVIVNLSGRGDKDVQTAAEWFGLLDENGQVKGTTLSTRRHKGSSRLGEAQNEAAQDEWQEGIA, from the coding sequence CTGCGACACGCACCAGGGCCCTACTTCGGTGCCTACGGCGGCCGATGGATGCCGGAATCGCTGATCGCGGCGCTCGACGAGCTCGAGGACACCTTTGAGAAGGCCAAGGTCGATCCCGAGTTCCTGGCCGAGATTGCGGAGCTGAACCGCTCCTACGCAGGCCGGCCGTCGCTCCTGACAGAGGCCAAGCGCTTCTCGCAGCATGCCGGTGGCGTCCGCGTCTTCCTCAAGCGTGAAGACCTGAACCACACGGGCTCGCACAAGATCAACAACGTCATCGGGCAGGCGCTCCTGGCCCGCCGGATGGGCAAGTCAAGGCTCATCGCGGAGACCGGGGCCGGCCAGCACGGCGTTGCGACCGCGACCGCCGCGGCCCTGTTCGGCATGGAGTGCATCGTGTACATGGGAGCCGAGGACTGCCGCCGGCAGGCCCTCAATGTGGCCCGTATGCAACTGCTCGGCGCTACCGTCGTGCCTGTCACGAACGGATCCCAGACCCTCAAGGACGCCATCAACGACGCCCTCCGCGACTGGGTCGCGAACGTCGAGACCACCCATTACGTCCTCGGCACTGCGGCCGGGGCCCACCCCTTCCCCGCCATGGTGCGCTTCTTCCACGAGGTGATCGGCGAGGAGGCACGCGAGCAGATCCTCGCCCAGACCGGACGCCTGCCCGACGCTGTGTGCGCGTGCATCGGCGGTGGGTCCAATGCCATTGGGATCTTCCATGGGTTCCTGGATGATCCGTCGGTCAAGATCTACGGATTCGAGGCGGGTGGCGAAGGCGTCGAGACCGCCCGCCACGCGGCGACCATCACCCTGGGGCGCCCCGGCGTGCTGCACGGGGCGCGCTCCTACCTCATGCAGGACGAGGACGGACAGACGGTCGAGTCCCACTCGATCTCCGCCGGCCTCGACTACCCGGGCGTTGGGCCGGAGCATTCCTACCTGCACGACATCGGCCGTGTCACGTACGAGCCCATCACGGACACCGAGGCCATGGACGCGTTCAGCCTCCTGTGCCACACGGAGGGCATCATCCCGGCGATCGAGTCCGCGCACGCCCTCGCCGGCGCCGTCAAGGTCGGCGAGCGGCTCGCGGCTGAGGGCGGTGACCCGCACGAGCGGATCGTGATCGTCAACCTCTCGGGCCGTGGCGACAAGGATGTCCAGACAGCCGCCGAGTGGTTCGGCCTGCTCGATGAGAACGGACAGGTCAAGGGCACGACCCTGTCGACGCGGCGTCACAAGGGTTCCTCCCGGCTTGGCGAGGCCCAGAACGAAGCAGCTCAGGACGAGTGGCAGGAGGGAATCGCGTGA